The Aedes albopictus strain Foshan chromosome 1, AalbF5, whole genome shotgun sequence genomic interval acaaaacaaaacattcaGTAGATAAAGGACACAGGAAGATAACACAAAGATGGCGAAACTACTGGCCTTAATGTTTGCGCTTCTTCTCCCGCAAATGTGCATTCTTACCGAAAATGGCCTGTTTCTTGAAGTTGATCACCGCTTCATCCACGGTATCCGCGTCGATCCGGTGCACCTTGGAAATGCCCCCGCCGGTGCTCGTTTTGCTTTCCCCGCTGTGCTTGCTCTTACCGCCAAGCGGCttcaccaggaattccgtcgCACTGTTACCACCGTTAACGTTCAGCGGTACATAATCGCTTCCACCTTTGGCAACTTTCCGGGACTTTGTTTCCTCCAGCTCCTCGACTTCGAACGTGCCGGATCGAGTCCAGACGGGAAGCGGAAGTCCTCTCGCTGGTTCCCGCACGTCCTCCGGCCGAATGCGATTCGTGTTGTGGTAGGTTTTCTTCCGCTTGGCCTCCACGGCTTCCTGCTTCAGTGCTTCCTGGCCGGCAGGCAGCACACTGGAGACCTTGAATCCCACGGACTTGGGCGTGACGGGTTCCTCTTTGAAACCGTGGTTCCGTTTGAGCAGTTTGTGATCCGGAGTGATGGGCTCTTCCTGGAAGCCCGCTTCTAGCCGGGCGAGCGCTTTCAGCTTTCCTGTGGTGGCTTTACGTGGTGGAGTGACTTCCCTGGCTGTGACGGTGGCGATGCTTGACTCCTTGTGGGAAAGTTTCTGCTTTTTGACCACTTTGGCGACCGGTTCCGACAGGGACTTCTTCAGTTGCGCAAGTTCATCGTCAAGGGACACCACTGATTTGAGGGGAGCTGTGTTGATCTGTTCGTGGTGTTTCTTTTTTGGTGGAAGTTCGTCTGATTTCACTGCCGTTAGCTTTTCTTTCTTTTTGTGCTTCACAGCAGCAGGTTCTTCTTTTACGGGTTCTTCAACGACTTCCTTTTTCTTGTCCGCTTTGGGATGTTCCACCGGGAGCTGAACCTGATCAGCGCTCGCTTGCTTCTGTTTAGGTACTTTATCTTTCTTCGGTTTTGCGTCCGGTTTGGCCTGAAGAGCTGCTTGGACTTCCTCCACAGCCGTAGGTTGTTGATTTTTCTCCTTGAGCTGTTTGCTCTTCGGCTTCTTCTTGTCCGCTTTTTCCTTCTTCATGTCTTCAATCTGTTCGCTGTACATGGCAAATGCGGAAACGGCTAGTCTGACCACCGGTCTCAAATCCTCCAAAATGGCTTTTTTCACTTCTTTCTCCATCTTCTTGGTTTTCTTTGTCTGCTTCTCCAGTTTGGCAGCAATTCCTTTCGATGCCTTGACCGACGTTGTCTGTTGGCCTTCCTGCTGATTTTCTTTGTTCAGCTGCTCACGCAACTTGGCAGCCTTTTTGGCCTTCTTGCGTTCACGCTTCGCCTCCAGCAGGGCCATTTTGCGCTGCAGTGCTCGGGCCACCTGATCTTCTTTGGTTTCGCCCAGTTCCTCCAGCAGATAGTTGacctgcttcttcttctttttctttttcttcttctgctGTTCCGTTGATTCGTCATTGGCTTCGCCGTCGGCCGCGTCTTCTTGCTGCTCCTGCTCCCGCTGACGGCGTTTTTCGTCCTGCAAAAGAGGGAGCGTTGTAGTGAAACTTGAGCTGAATTTGATCATGAGCTTAGTTTGCTCATGATCAGAATACTGAGCTGAATTGGCTCACAGGTTTGTAACTCAAAATCTTtgggggatttctttgaaattgtatTGATTGAGCTAGTTGGCTCATTACCCTGAGCGTAATTTGCTGATGATAATAAGCACGTTTTTCAAAAGATCCTGAGCTATATTTGCTCATCAGCTCGAGTAAAACTGGAACTGAATTTGTTCATGAGCTTGATTTGCTCAAGAttaattatcagcaaattgagctAGATTGGCTCATTAATTTGAGCACCGTTTTCTCTAACCAAAGGAAAAGTTTGCTCAAAATCTTTGGAAGTTTTTATAGTAGCATGAGACTGACTTACTGTGTAACTTTTGTGAAATAATAGACATATTTTCTATGATTCTGAGCTAGATTGGCTCATCAACTTGAGTGTTGGATTGAATTTGCTAATGAGCTGTATTTGCTCATGGTTGTTTATcagatacaggtatgttccgtttttgtcactatccgttttaatcactatccgtttttgtcactatccgatttcgtcaatatttcattccgtttttgtcaacactaaattttttgtcaaatttgttccctcgaacacgagttatttaaagcttaacattaatcttgaggcaatgcaccgatgaatgaaattgaaacaactaccaatgatgacatagaagacgtatacgtcacagtagctttcaacgcatttcaaaatcagctataaataatgataattcatgctttctctcaagcataattttacttcttatttaaaaatgagtaaaattaaaCTAATCAAAGCTTCCTTCTGAAGAtctttcttctcctttcttcttcttattattcttcttcttctggaaCTGGACTGCCACTTCAAGTGTTCTTCTagaacttaaacagtttagggctttctttgtctgtccTTGCCTGAATatttacactacaatcttttttacaagactttttttaggtgaaataaatttcacgtgattttgTACACGTTTTCTTGAAGGACGAACGagccaaaggctgaaagtctcttaaatgaagacaaatcaatcaatcaacgttttcttgaaattatgcgatgtgctgaattcttctctcctggtcgctatttctttccgacggggctcaaacttctaccagagatctctcttgtcatccttgataccctgtccaaattttccagGTCAAAACAGCTATATTTACTAGCCTAACATGAGATTactatagaattttatccgagatttcatctttcgtttgctccaaaaatgcagtaattcctactagcgattcttgtattcctccagattccttaatggatttcttctgagaaattgccaggaaataattcagaagctcCTTTAGGTTAAGTAGGagttaaatctttcagaaataagtttctcaaagaagCAAGAGTCTATGTAGGATCTTGGAaacgatttttccagcaattcctgaaggattccaagaagaaacaaaagattcccaaaaaatcctacagaaatccctttaattctgaaagtatccctcgaggaacaattggatgatttcttgaaagaatttatacaggattcctagaaggaatttctcaaggattcccacaaggaacttctggaggatcctcaggaataactccctggagatttctatacagaacatcatccctgaagaaacttctgggggattttaggtaagaactcctggaagaaaactAGACTAAAcatctgggagattcccagaaaacgcagtaagaaatcggggataattatttttgcaatattatttttattaacgaGTTTTTCAGTCCAAGGCTGGCTCATCTAGTAATCATgaggaaataacaaagatgaaagatagaatcgtATTGGAAAATCTCTTTAAAGATTCCAAGATAGaccttctgatgaaattctagaaaaaaaactgttgaaggaatcccaggaagaacccctggagaaatatcaggaaaaaaaaaacctggaaggatttcagaaagcagtcttggaagaattcccgaaggaaattttgaagaaacggagaaactcCCATCTTTCAAAAGTAAAAACTTGgtgaatttccaaagcaactcttggattaATTGATGAACTAGAACCTAGGtcaaatcccagaatgattttcttagcccaccttgtgcattagggccattccagATTCAAATCGtacacaacgtcagcgagctgttcccaacataatgcataagtatggttaataaattccaattcctggtagaatatttgaagggatccccaaagaaactccaggagaaatttaaaaagagacatctaggttgatccgagaagaaatttctgaagaaatcataagaggcagaacctcttttctctaaaaattcttaggggccgtccataaatgacgtagcatttcagGAGAGAGGGGGGAGCCTCTGCTTATGCTACGAACCAtgttttaggtatgggaaaatcgGCTACGCGGGGGAGCGGGTGTCAAGAATCGTCTAAAATatgctaaggtacaccggggcaagttgaaacgggtggggcaagacgaaacacgaagttttgaaatagatttcaacacaatttgtatttttttccttcgctaaacgattgtttgaattaaaaactatgtgttatggcgatcaaactgtttatcatctttagaaaacatcatgttaacccactgtttcatcttgccccacccgtttcaacttgccccggtgtaccttatgtcaTTTATGGACAACccttatcgaattccaaaagataaacaagcggcatggtacaaggtaacctacatgaattctggtggaacttcttggagaatccaatattctggagaaaatacaagtgattgcttagaaaatttcatgaagattttctaaaagtaacCTAGTGAATCCTAAAAGTATCCTTGTGAAGCGAAtataacacggcaggctgcggtgggctgagtacgtagctcgtatgccgaaggaacgacaagctatAACCATATTCAACAGAGAACCAGGTAggggccgtcggcttcgtggtaggccgcgcacacggtggctttttgcagttgaggaggacctaagggctctaaacgttgagggtgactggaagcgattggctcaGGGCCGAGactagtggaggcgaatgcttcattcggcgtagactcaccgctaggagttgtagcccatgaattatcaagtagtatcctagttgaaactttcaaaggaatctgttaagatggtggtgaaaacctcttgtcgacgtcacagtcagaaaactgtaatttgaactgtgcaaccaagatgtgctaaaagacaacaaaaacaattaaatttcattataaactgcatatttttacttttggaatgtgttctacaggaaatcgtccaatttgtataaaaatgttgcaacatattttgtcaaagaaaattattccgtttttatcactattccgtttttgtcaactgaaaatcgcggaccgtgttgataaaaacggaacatacctgtactgGCTAGAATGCCTCAGCAAACACGATTTGCTTAAAATCTTTGGTGGATTtatatctagacgaacatttgaaaagggcctatctgctttgcgtaaacaaacatgtttttgtctctgtagggcctatctgcatccacccacgcacatcaacacccttatcagaaagagtctagattgagtttgaataagggcgaaagtaacatgagagagttctattcatcgactctctcttcttcaaattaaagtgacaagatgcaagttttgttgaactttttgggcataaatcgctaggttgcgatgcaatctagcgtctaagtgtaaaaaaggtggattgaatttgcatcttgtcactttaatttgcagaagagagagtcgatgaagagaactctctcatgttacttacgcccttatttaaactcaatctaggagtgttcttcaagctacctgttaagggtgttgatgtgcgtgggtggatgcagatgggccctacagagacagaaacatgtttgtttacaaaaatcagataggcccttttcaaatgttcgtctagatataGTGTCTTGAGCTAGAGAGACCCGGAGTCTAATTTGCTCAATATTATGGACACATTTTTAAAAGGACATGAGCTAGATTGGCTCATTATCTCGAGTTGAATTTTCTTAGAATCCAaagcattagtttttttttctacaattctGAGAAATTCACGATTAATCCTGAGTAAAGtttcctcaaaatcctgaaataTATTTACTTAAAATTCCGAGTCAAAATTTGCTCAACTATTCGGTTGAAATTTCCTCTCAAGAGATTTTGCTTAAAATCCCTTGATCGTGAGCGTGAGCACAACCTGCTCACCATCTGCTCAAAATCTATAGAGTTTGTTCACTAAATTCAAACGGAATCAACTTAAATTTTTCATTGAGATTGTATGATAATGGCATATTCTTACCTTTTTCTTCTGCCTCAGCGTTGCTCCCTCCTTGCGCTTCTCCTTGTCGGCCCGGACGATTTCGTTGCACCGCGACAGAATGGCTTCTGTGTCGAAATCACTCAGATCCCTAGGCTTCTTCTTCGCAACAACCGCCGGCTTTTTGGGCGTCGGTTGCTTCTCCGCAACTTCCTCCTCCTCGTCCTCGTCCACTTCCATCGGCTCGACGGAATCGTTTGCTTTCTCCACCGAATCTGCCTGCTTTTTGTTCGATTTTTTCTTCAGAGGACTGCCCACTTCGCTCTCATCCGGAAGCTTACCCGGCAGGGATGCCCGTTTGTCCTGTTTGGTCGCAGGGGACAATCCTTGCGAGAGCCGCCGGTTCTTCTTGGCCAGGGCCAACGCCGCCGGATTGGTAACCAAGTTGCTGTTTACCTCTTCTTTCGGGGTCGCTTGTTCCAATTCTTCTTCACCAGCCGCCGCCGGTATGTCGATGGTGTTACGCTTGGCCTTCTTCGCGGACGAAGAGTAGAAATCGGCCGAAATGAGCGCCGGAGCCGGAAGGGATTTACGAGACTTGGACACCTCTGAAACGTTCTCGGATTCTGAGGTCTTCGAGGAACGacgcttttcggcacttttgactTGCTGCGTCTCTGATTCCAGCGACGGCTTCGACGGAGTCTTCTTCGGTGACTTGGGCGATTCTGAAACTTCCGTTGTGTTTTTCTTCGCAGATTTATGTTGTTCTGGTAGATCTGTTGAAAGCGAGGCTTTGGATGGAGTTTTCTTTGCTGATCTGGGCGATTCAGCTACCGCGTTATCTGTTTGTGGATCCTCACTGTGTTCAGCAGATTCTTCCTGCTCTTCCTTATCCACAGCCTTCACGGCAGGAGTCTTCTTCGGCGATTTTGCTTCAACCGTTTTCAGTGGAGTCTTTCTAGGTGAACCCGTTTTTGAAACATTGGAAGCATCGCCCTTTTTCGGTGATTTATTTTCCGAAGCAGCTGTTTCGTTCAATGTTTTCTCCGCCTTGGACGTTTCCTTTTCATCCTCACTAGAGTCCTCCTGCAGGAGGATTCGCTTTCTCTTCTTATTCTTTTTGCTCGATTTGTCAGCTTCCTCCTCCGAATGCAGTTCGTCACCCGTGCCTGCAAGCAAATCCTCAACCTCCTCACCATCCGAAGCGATGAACGAATCGTCATCGCCATCTTCTTCGTCCTCTTCCGTATCCTGACTACCGATGCTCTCACCGTCGTCCTCTACCTGATTATCTTCTATTTCCGCCCGAGTTTCGCTGTCCATCGAGTCACCTGACTGATAGCCGTTCACTTCCATGGCTTCGTCGTCCACAAAGCTGCTCCGCTTCTGCGAAGCATCGATTTCATCTTCGTCTTCCTCTTCCTCGCCTTCCTCTTCATCTTCGTCAACTTTCAAAGGTTGCATCTTCTCCAACGATTTTCTCTTCAGTGACTCGTTCAACGTTTTCGTCTCTTCCTCCTGCTTCTCCTCCTCTTCCTTCTTCCTCACACTGAAGACATCAATTCCCTTGTCCTGGCCAGATCCCTTCACAGCTTGACTCCACGATTTCGAACCCATCGAAGCGTCCTCCTTCGGATCTTCCTCAGGAATCTCACCCAGCGCGGCGTGCTTGGCAGCAATGGGCGTCGACGAGGAACCCTCGCGCAGATGGGAAAAGTGCGACTTGTGCTTGCCACCCGTCGTGGGCTTTGGAGTCCCCAGAATCGACATCGACAGATCCGCCGACTGGTTCATTTCCTCGCGGACCTGCTCGACGATGTTGGCAATAGAGGCATCGATGGATTTGTCTGGAGATTCCTCAGATGCTTCGTCCTGTGACTTTTTCGGCGTGGTTTTTTTGGGCGTTCCGTTCGCTTTCGAGGGAGTTTTTGGCGAGGCAGCTTCCTGGCTGGACTTGCGCGGAGAATCCTTGATGGTTTCATCAATGATGATTAGTTTTGTGGCTTCCTTTTTAGGCGATGCACTCGCTTTCGTGGGCGTTTTAGGCGTTTCGGGCTTCTGTTCGACTACTTGAGGTGAATCTTTGATGGTTTCATCGACGATGATGATTTCTGAGTCCtagaatgagaaaaaaaaagtggaaaaaCATAAGAATATTATtcgatttgaaaatttttgaataattttatggTTTAGAATTCTAGTTTCAGTCtgtttctagtctagtctagtctacacatacacagccattcattgaaagaatcctggaaaatgataggatcgactactcctatcatttttcttgtcattattaatggttgcagtgcatccgagatgcattacaagcattaaagcggccaggcctactgtgcagcgtttttattgttttttttttgaatcagaaaacggggacatctcgtaccaaccgttctgtgAAAAGGGAGAATAATATATcgcttcgttgggagtgactttgctaagaatgttaatgtctggaatcctgggaaggggcaacggtatttcccccgtatgccctggctctcaagcctagtcttaagcgcctttactcgctctctgaaacgagatcaaaAGTTATGGTATGCATCCCTTCCCAAATAAATATATACCCGTTATATTTAGATGTTATTGATACAGgttcaaataaaagaaaaataaatcagaaagatctcagcaTGTTGATTCTAATTTGCTACAAATATGGCATTCTATTAGAAAAAATTGAAGACACTTCATGACGAAGGGAATACCATAGACTTAATAGTGTTGGGAATACCCCCAAAATTCGATCCAGTACTCAGGAACTGAAGTAATTTGAAAATATCATCATCAGAAAATTGATGATATTGAAATGGAGTATAAAAACCCCGTATTATAAGAAACATAAAAGTAAAATAAGCATTGAGGAAAAGTTTAAAAATCTCAGAAATCAACTCAAAGGCTGTTGCGTGGTCGTTTAGCAGCATCATGCCACATCTGTGTACAGCCAGCGAGGCGTTTCCATCACGCGTTGACCAAAAATGCATTATCAATTACACTTACAAGTGTGTAACTTAAAACAAATCAGAAAGGCCTCACCGGTTTTTTCTGATGTTACGTCCTGGTgttcggggtggccgggagacatAACTGTCTATTTAAACTCCCAGGCGTAGCGAAATAACACATTAAAATATACTTTATTTACAATATAAAATATACATTACAAAGACGACACGTATTTATGACACGGAGACTACATTACTTCTAATCTAAATAatctctgcgattgtgcatcggcCGAAGGCATATTacaatgctatcggcgagcacgcaGAACGGCGAGAGCATGAGAGACTATCCAatccagtgattctcaacatctGATCGTCTAAAAGATGCTGCAACGGCGTCAATCCTGATCCCCAACATTCTATCGGCAACATCATGATGAGCCAGAGTTTTCCGAATCCACTTGATCTTCCATCAGGATGCTCCACAATAAATCCTCATTCAATCCTACAGTCAATCTACTCTTTCTCCTTGAGCCGTATCTTCTTCAGATGTAACTCCCGACAAACCTGGCATTCGGGTATTCCTTCTCCTGCTTTTTCGGCTTATTGTGGACTATCGGTGGATATTGAAATGGTCCTAGTCGACGGAACCAGACCATGAACCAGACTGTTTGCTAGCCTTGAGTAGATGAACAGCACCATCCAAAACTATGTTCAAGCTTCTTCTTTCAACTGGCAGCTGCGCAGACGTAATAACTCCAATGATTACTTTAGCAGCGAGAACTTCCGGTGATTTGATTGTCCAATTTTCCTattatgttttgatttttgttGAATACGCGTCCGAGGTGGCCGTGATAACTATCACTCGAATAAAACGTACGCGGATTCAATGATTAAAACTAGACAAAACTACTTTATTAAAATATGCGACACATCGAGATTAAGATCGGACGGAAGTGGCAATGACATTTATCACTGACGTTGCATCAGTCGCATGACAGCTCAGCTGTCAGGAAAGAGCCCAGTGGTAAAGCGAGGCGACGGTCAGTATGAGACCGTGCTCCCAGCTCTGCTCCATTCGCCCCAACATCTCCCCCGTTAAATCTGCTGGTACAGGTTGAACCGCCCAGGCATCCTTCTAATGCGCGAAAAACGTCGAGGCTGCTGTACTACAGGTGTGCTTGACCTTGCTGACTCGATGTTGGAGGACTTGGTTGATGGTGCTTGAGTTGAGGGGATCGGAAGGACGGCCTGGCTTGAGGTACCTTCCGACGGAGGTGATATCGACGGAACATCCATATTGCCGACCGAGGTAGGCGTCGTTGATTGTCCAGACGTTGGTAGTTGGTTTGGTTCCTGCAAGTTCCATGCTGCCAGTAGGACATCTAAAGGTAGGGCTGAAGGTTTTCTTGACTTGGCTGGCTCTGGTACAGGTCCGGAATTTGATGAAGAACGTTTTCTTAACTGGTTCACGTGCGAGCGTACTAGACGGCGATTATCTGCCCACACATTGTACATAACTTGTCCTATCTTCTCCAGAACCGTTCCAGGTGTCCAACTCCACTTGTTTCCGCTGTAAAGCTTCACGTAGACCAGGTCGTTTCATTGGAATGACCGGCGGCTTGCCGGATGCCCATCTGCTTCGTGTTGACGATTGGATGGTGGTCGCAGCAGTTCCAAATTTGTTCGGATTCGCCGGCCGAACATCGCTTCTGCTGGTGACAAACCGTTCGGTGCGTACGTGTTTGGCGTGCTCCTGTATGTCAACAGAAACAGGTCCAAAGCTTCTTGCATTGACCCCTTTCCTTCGCGAATTTTCTTCGTTGCTCGTTTGAACGTGTCAACAAACCGCTCTACCTGCCCGTTGGATTGGGGGTGGAACGGTGCTGTGGTGATATGTTGAATGCCATTGGTGTTGCAAAATTCGGCAAACTCCGCACTCGTAAATTGGGTGCCGTTATCGGAGACGAGCGTTTCCGGCATTCCCAGTCGAGCGAAGAGACTGCGGAGAATCCTTATCGTTGCCGGTGCAGTAATCCGGCTTGTTTGCACTACTTCCGGCCACTTCGAGTGCGAGTCCACCACCAGAAGGAAATAATCACCGTCGAGAGGCCCTGCGTAATCGACATGCACTCGTTGCCATGGCCGTTGCGATTTTGGCCAGGGAACCGGCGCAGCATGGGCTGGAGACTTGGCAACTAGTGCACAGTGAGGGCACGCTTTCACAAAATCCGTAATTTCGCTGTCGATAGAAGGCCAATATACATACGATCGGGCTATGGCCTTCGTCCTCTGGATCCCAGGGTGTCCTTGGTGTAACTGCTCCAGGCACCGTTTTCGCAATTGCTTCGGAATGACGAGCCGTTCCCCGAAAATGATGCAATCTTGGACGGACGTCAGCGAGTCTTGGTGATGATACAGCTTGTGCAACTCGCGATCCGCTGTAGCCACTGGAGCTTCGTGCCAACCTTCCTGGATGCATTTCAGCGCTTTGCTGAGGACCGGGTCCTTTTTGGTGCTTTGCTGGACATCGCTGAAATTGAGTGGAAGAACGTTGAACGAGCTAAAGGCCACTGACCTGACATCATCCTCAAGCGAGACTGCTGCTATAACGTAGTCTTCGTCTGGTTTAGCGTGTTGATTTATGAGGCGCGACAAGACATCCACCTGACCCAACTTCTCTGTAGCCACATATTCGATCGTAAAATCATACATGAGCAGCATAAGTGCCCACC includes:
- the LOC109423546 gene encoding protein slender lobes, producing the protein MSKEEEKPTRVTRGALRRMSVEQEPTSAPGTPKKSTATAVTSKKLAVLDAIQEGSNGPSDAEVDENTAGRESKGKNDTSLAGNRSVHMPKEHEKKATTGRPAVSMLTVENVSKLDSFLDIRRTPRRRPSQDQTLTPQTLPKRVTRRNSVTSDDGNLGAATPKTSRTRHSIAAQAVIAEDDEKEEQTGNVSSTAEADLSDLDIRKLRNRSISKSPVPGKNTSAVSIKEGDVAATSPVKAGGEPSSSQKPEKAPVSQEDKMEESESFVDVVTVTPAKSDSAISVSSSQVSEQQQQQSQKTPAMVAAAAAAVKDVKFDEGTPDQLNKSKYPKTPVAVAAGGKRRKLSELAAEAAADEDESLTTDSEIIIVDETIKDSPQVVEQKPETPKTPTKASASPKKEATKLIIIDETIKDSPRKSSQEAASPKTPSKANGTPKKTTPKKSQDEASEESPDKSIDASIANIVEQVREEMNQSADLSMSILGTPKPTTGGKHKSHFSHLREGSSSTPIAAKHAALGEIPEEDPKEDASMGSKSWSQAVKGSGQDKGIDVFSVRKKEEEEKQEEETKTLNESLKRKSLEKMQPLKVDEDEEEGEEEEDEDEIDASQKRSSFVDDEAMEVNGYQSGDSMDSETRAEIEDNQVEDDGESIGSQDTEEDEEDGDDDSFIASDGEEVEDLLAGTGDELHSEEEADKSSKKNKKRKRILLQEDSSEDEKETSKAEKTLNETAASENKSPKKGDASNVSKTGSPRKTPLKTVEAKSPKKTPAVKAVDKEEQEESAEHSEDPQTDNAVAESPRSAKKTPSKASLSTDLPEQHKSAKKNTTEVSESPKSPKKTPSKPSLESETQQVKSAEKRRSSKTSESENVSEVSKSRKSLPAPALISADFYSSSAKKAKRNTIDIPAAAGEEELEQATPKEEVNSNLVTNPAALALAKKNRRLSQGLSPATKQDKRASLPGKLPDESEVGSPLKKKSNKKQADSVEKANDSVEPMEVDEDEEEEVAEKQPTPKKPAVVAKKKPRDLSDFDTEAILSRCNEIVRADKEKRKEGATLRQKKKDEKRRQREQEQQEDAADGEANDESTEQQKKKKKKKKKQVNYLLEELGETKEDQVARALQRKMALLEAKRERKKAKKAAKLREQLNKENQQEGQQTTSVKASKGIAAKLEKQTKKTKKMEKEVKKAILEDLRPVVRLAVSAFAMYSEQIEDMKKEKADKKKPKSKQLKEKNQQPTAVEEVQAALQAKPDAKPKKDKVPKQKQASADQVQLPVEHPKADKKKEVVEEPVKEEPAAVKHKKKEKLTAVKSDELPPKKKHHEQINTAPLKSVVSLDDELAQLKKSLSEPVAKVVKKQKLSHKESSIATVTAREVTPPRKATTGKLKALARLEAGFQEEPITPDHKLLKRNHGFKEEPVTPKSVGFKVSSVLPAGQEALKQEAVEAKRKKTYHNTNRIRPEDVREPARGLPLPVWTRSGTFEVEELEETKSRKVAKGGSDYVPLNVNGGNSATEFLVKPLGGKSKHSGESKTSTGGGISKVHRIDADTVDEAVINFKKQAIFGKNAHLREKKRKH
- the LOC134285738 gene encoding uncharacterized protein K02A2.6-like, which gives rise to MLAGLEHTCGYLDDVIVGGKDEEEHWRNLVALFRRLQEFGFTVRLEKCSFGQAQIKYLGHLTDQHGVRPDPAKVEAIRQMPAPVDVSGVRAFLGAVNFYGKFVPNMRAIRYPLDQLLKAGAKFEWTAECQAAFDKFKEILTSDLLLTHYNPALEIIVAADASSIGLGATISHRFPDGSIKVVQHASRALTAAERNYSQIDREGLAIIFAVTKFHRMVFGRKFRLQTDHAPLLRIFGAKKGISVYTANRLQRWALMLLMYDFTIEYVATEKLGQVDVLSRLINQHAKPDEDYVIAAVSLEDDVRSVAFSSFNVLPLNFSDVQQSTKKDPVLSKALKCIQEGWHEAPVATADRELHKLYHHQDSLTSVQDCIIFGERLVIPKQLRKRCLEQLHQGHPGIQRTKAIARSYVYWPSIDSEITDFVKACPHCALVAKSPAHAAPVPWPKSQRPWQRVHVDYAGPLDGDYFLLVVDSHSKWPEVVQTSRITAPATIRILRSLFARLGMPETLVSDNGTQFTSAEFAEFCNTNGIQHITTAPFHPQSNGQVERFVDTFKRATKKIREGKGSMQEALDLFLLTYRSTPNTYAPNGLSPAEAMFGRRIRTNLELLRPPSNRQHEADGHPASRRSFQ